A region of Cardinium endosymbiont of Sogatella furcifera DNA encodes the following proteins:
- a CDS encoding lipopolysaccharide biosynthesis protein, translating to MHNTVKTLGKETIIYSISNIIIRGCGYLALLLQTNILPPSAYSIVIEFYGSYIALGHVLYDLAMDMTYFRFVHRLGKQHTFNIIVTILLVSSLIFSILLILYTPQIAKLTNHLAHMRYFYYMAGILMLDTLLMIPYANLRVEKKTLWFLLVKAVQACAGIIFSFILLYCPVALRCIAYGMYHYLHLPVHLNGIDAVFIATILSNITALAFLLPNFKGFHLVWNKRTMQTIGGYAATSFCTMLFVRLNETLPLLLFRKLVPNNFYSAHTKEEILANFGTACKLTVCITLGIQAFKHAAEPFFFAHLGRKEALKLYRQTMHLFILTSCFCLLLFSVNIDWVAKILIPNPRYRHTIDAVPYLAFAHIILGVYYNLSAAFKLSNHPRYNTWISALGSLVIGCTALLLIPKLGHWGCVYASISGAATMGLLGYYTGQKCYPIPYHKGSFLLLLGCFLALHPIVLWRNTLTFLGAGWSYALLHTIILVTFYRIAIRWKKV from the coding sequence ATGCACAATACGGTTAAAACACTTGGTAAAGAAACCATTATATATAGCATCAGCAACATTATTATACGCGGATGTGGTTATTTGGCTTTGTTGCTGCAAACCAATATACTACCGCCTAGCGCCTATAGTATAGTTATAGAGTTCTATGGGAGTTACATTGCTTTGGGTCATGTGCTTTACGACTTGGCCATGGATATGACCTATTTTAGATTCGTACATAGATTAGGCAAACAACATACTTTCAATATAATTGTAACTATATTACTGGTTTCCAGCCTTATTTTTTCAATATTACTCATCCTATACACACCACAAATCGCAAAGCTCACCAACCACCTAGCTCATATGCGTTATTTCTATTATATGGCTGGGATTCTTATGCTGGATACGTTATTGATGATTCCCTACGCGAACCTACGTGTAGAAAAAAAGACCCTTTGGTTTCTGTTGGTGAAAGCTGTACAAGCTTGTGCGGGCATTATTTTTTCTTTTATTTTATTGTATTGTCCGGTAGCCTTAAGATGTATAGCCTATGGCATGTATCATTATTTGCATCTACCTGTACATTTGAATGGGATAGATGCTGTTTTTATAGCTACTATATTGTCTAATATAACCGCTTTGGCCTTTCTACTACCCAATTTTAAAGGCTTTCATTTGGTTTGGAACAAGCGTACGATGCAAACGATAGGCGGTTATGCAGCCACTTCTTTTTGCACCATGCTATTTGTCAGACTTAATGAGACCTTACCGCTATTATTGTTTCGCAAATTGGTTCCGAATAACTTTTATAGCGCCCATACAAAGGAAGAAATATTAGCTAATTTTGGCACTGCCTGTAAGCTAACGGTGTGTATTACACTAGGCATCCAAGCCTTTAAACATGCTGCAGAACCATTCTTTTTTGCCCACTTAGGGCGCAAGGAGGCACTAAAGTTATACCGCCAAACGATGCATTTATTTATACTAACGTCCTGCTTTTGCCTATTGTTGTTTAGTGTAAACATAGATTGGGTAGCAAAAATTCTGATTCCGAATCCAAGATACCGGCATACCATTGACGCCGTCCCTTATTTAGCATTTGCACATATTATCTTAGGTGTCTATTACAACCTGAGTGCTGCTTTTAAATTAAGTAATCATCCACGATATAATACTTGGATCAGTGCATTGGGCAGCCTAGTGATCGGGTGCACGGCACTGCTATTGATACCGAAACTGGGTCATTGGGGTTGTGTCTACGCCTCTATAAGTGGTGCAGCCACTATGGGGCTACTGGGGTATTATACGGGTCAAAAGTGTTATCCAATACCTTACCATAAGGGTAGTTTTTTACTTCTTTTGGGTTGCTTTTTAGCATTGCATCCCATTGTTTTATGGCGCAATACACTCACTTTTTTAGGAGCAGGATGGAGCTATGCACTCCTACATACTATCATTTTAGTCACTTTTTATAGGATAGCCATTAGATGGAAAAAGGTGTGA
- the typA gene encoding translational GTPase TypA, which produces MQPLRNIAIIAHVDHGKTTLLDNLLKQSGTFRAHQEVAERVMDSNDLERERGITILAKCTSLVWKDTRINIVDTPGHADFGGEVERILSMVDGVLLLVDAAEGTMPQTKFVLSKALKLGLRPIVVVNKIDRSDARVGEVEDEILELFMALEATEAQFNFPIVYASGRSGWASRTLDAERKDLSPLFDLILDHVPAPTVDLNSDFSMLITAREYDPYLGRMLTGRIFTGSLKVQQAIKALNKDDVVVENGKVTKIMAFRGMDHVPIETAYAGDIVAIAGMQRANVADTVCASIVMKALPALPIDPPTLAINFSVNDAPLAGTEGSKVTFNALRDRLMRELESNVSIQVTESPNKDSFEVAGRGELQLGVLIETMRREGFELSISRPRVLIKLGDNGEKLEPLEEIQIEVDDAFSGAVIESMSLRKAEMRDLRPMGGGKTRIIFVGPSRGLIGYYGTFLTETRGTGIMNRTFHSYGPYRGTIAGRRNGVLISMGMGDAVAYALFNLADRGKMFIGAGEKVYGGMIIGEHNRDNDLEVNLLKGKQLTNMRASSSDESIRLSPPVVMTLEEAITYIKDDERVEVTPKSIRLRKAILDPNERKRATKSHH; this is translated from the coding sequence ATGCAACCATTACGTAATATTGCCATTATCGCACACGTAGACCACGGGAAAACAACCTTATTAGACAACTTATTAAAGCAAAGCGGCACATTTAGAGCCCATCAAGAAGTAGCAGAACGGGTAATGGACTCCAATGATTTAGAGCGGGAGCGTGGCATTACGATTTTGGCTAAGTGTACCTCTTTAGTTTGGAAAGATACCCGCATCAACATTGTAGATACACCGGGTCACGCTGACTTTGGTGGCGAGGTAGAGCGCATCTTAAGTATGGTAGATGGTGTACTCTTATTGGTGGATGCAGCAGAAGGGACGATGCCTCAAACTAAGTTCGTTTTAAGTAAAGCATTAAAGTTAGGGTTGCGTCCTATTGTAGTGGTCAATAAAATTGATCGGTCAGATGCACGCGTAGGGGAAGTGGAAGATGAAATCTTAGAGCTTTTTATGGCACTTGAAGCGACGGAAGCCCAATTTAACTTTCCTATTGTCTATGCTTCTGGTAGGTCAGGTTGGGCCAGTAGAACATTAGATGCAGAGCGCAAAGACCTATCTCCCTTGTTTGATCTGATTCTAGACCATGTACCTGCGCCAACTGTGGATTTAAATAGTGATTTTTCTATGCTTATAACGGCAAGAGAATATGACCCTTATCTAGGTCGCATGTTGACAGGACGTATCTTTACAGGCAGTTTAAAAGTACAACAAGCCATTAAAGCGCTTAATAAAGACGACGTAGTAGTAGAAAATGGTAAGGTAACCAAAATTATGGCTTTCCGCGGCATGGACCATGTGCCGATTGAAACTGCATATGCTGGTGATATTGTGGCGATTGCAGGGATGCAACGTGCCAACGTAGCCGATACCGTTTGTGCATCTATTGTGATGAAAGCCTTACCGGCCCTTCCTATAGACCCACCTACACTAGCCATTAACTTTTCAGTGAATGATGCTCCACTAGCTGGAACGGAAGGGAGTAAAGTGACGTTTAATGCCCTACGGGATCGGCTCATGCGTGAGCTGGAATCCAATGTCTCTATTCAAGTGACTGAAAGTCCTAATAAAGATTCTTTTGAAGTAGCTGGGCGTGGTGAATTACAGTTAGGTGTTTTAATAGAAACGATGCGAAGAGAGGGGTTTGAGCTTTCTATTAGCAGGCCCCGTGTATTAATTAAACTAGGCGATAATGGTGAAAAACTAGAGCCACTAGAGGAGATTCAAATAGAAGTAGATGATGCATTTTCAGGGGCTGTCATTGAATCTATGAGTTTGCGCAAAGCAGAAATGAGGGACCTACGTCCGATGGGCGGGGGAAAAACACGCATCATTTTTGTTGGGCCTTCACGTGGTTTAATTGGTTATTATGGCACCTTTCTTACGGAGACGAGGGGTACTGGTATTATGAATAGGACCTTTCATAGCTATGGCCCCTATCGGGGCACTATTGCTGGACGACGCAATGGGGTACTTATTTCTATGGGTATGGGTGACGCAGTTGCTTATGCACTTTTTAATTTAGCGGATCGGGGTAAAATGTTTATTGGTGCAGGTGAAAAGGTATATGGTGGCATGATTATAGGGGAACACAATAGAGATAATGACCTAGAAGTGAACCTATTAAAAGGAAAACAGCTTACCAATATGCGTGCATCAAGTTCGGACGAATCTATTCGGTTAAGCCCACCTGTTGTGATGACCTTAGAAGAAGCGATTACTTATATAAAAGATGATGAACGCGTAGAGGTAACACCAAAATCTATCCGTTTACGCAAAGCAATATTAGACCCTAATGAACGAAAAAGAGCGACCAAGTCGCATCATTAA
- the radC gene encoding RadC family protein yields the protein MAPEIYATAPLKIQDWAPEDRPREKLLHKGASSLTDAELLAVLIGSGTRNVSVVVLAQHILKENGNSLQELAKRSVQELRRFRGIGEAKAIAVVCAMELTRRRAYEPVHKKELVNSSAKAYRLLQPDLTDKSVEECWVLLLNRANYLIKKIKISSGGTSRTVVDSKYLFRMVLDHQAVSIILAHNHPSGNITPSATDIALTKSITNAGALLDVTLLDHIIFTDRKYFSFSDEGML from the coding sequence ATGGCACCGGAGATATATGCAACTGCTCCACTTAAAATTCAAGACTGGGCACCGGAAGACCGGCCAAGAGAAAAGTTATTACATAAAGGCGCCTCTAGTTTAACGGATGCAGAGCTTTTGGCTGTGTTGATAGGCTCTGGTACCCGAAACGTGAGTGTTGTCGTATTGGCGCAGCATATTTTAAAGGAAAATGGCAATAGCCTACAAGAGCTGGCCAAGCGTTCTGTCCAAGAATTGCGACGGTTTAGAGGTATAGGGGAAGCAAAAGCGATTGCGGTTGTCTGTGCTATGGAGCTTACCCGTAGGCGGGCGTATGAGCCTGTTCATAAAAAAGAACTGGTGAACAGTTCTGCTAAAGCTTATAGGCTACTGCAACCAGATTTAACGGATAAGTCGGTAGAGGAGTGTTGGGTTTTGTTACTCAATAGAGCCAATTACCTCATCAAGAAAATAAAAATTAGTAGTGGAGGTACGAGTAGAACCGTTGTAGATTCGAAATACTTATTTAGAATGGTACTAGACCATCAGGCTGTTTCCATTATATTAGCACACAACCATCCTTCTGGAAATATTACGCCAAGCGCTACCGATATTGCATTAACCAAATCAATTACAAACGCGGGGGCATTGCTTGATGTAACGCTCCTAGACCATATTATTTTTACAGACAGAAAATACTTCAGTTTTTCTGATGAAGGGATGCTTTGA
- the rpsT gene encoding 30S ribosomal protein S20 — MANHPSAEKRIRSNRTKYLRNRYQLKTCRTFMKKVSKCTDKTAAEQLLPKVFAMLDKLAAKNIVHKNKSANSKAKLAKYVNRLTIAAA; from the coding sequence ATGGCAAACCATCCATCAGCTGAAAAACGCATAAGATCGAATCGTACGAAGTACCTTCGCAACCGTTATCAGTTAAAAACATGTAGAACCTTTATGAAAAAGGTTAGTAAATGTACCGATAAAACTGCTGCAGAACAGTTATTACCTAAGGTTTTTGCTATGCTAGATAAGCTGGCAGCAAAAAATATAGTGCACAAAAACAAAAGTGCCAATAGCAAAGCCAAGCTTGCTAAATATGTAAATAGGTTAACTATAGCTGCAGCCTAA
- a CDS encoding zinc dependent phospholipase C family protein, producing the protein MKKHPFVYIKPVYLLIFCQLPLEAWSWGFFAHKQINRYAITTLPPGIFAFYKAHLTYLTEKAVNPDRRRYVIKGEAPKHFIDLEVYYSSLLNGQKLSFHQAVEQYGDKIVAAHGHLPWAILNAHKQLTEAFQHKDTAKILKCSADLGHYIADAHVPLHTTQNYNGQMTGQEGLHALWETRLPVLFFDTYTLFVGQAVYIQDLVGHIWDIVRESHALVNTVLDLEKQLSAQYPEKYSFEQTGNLLKKQYSIAFSTAYHQALQGQVEARLQKSIIEVGSFWFTAWINAGAPSLNDLHTAIAMQDEEEPLLQAGIILEGVRTCGDE; encoded by the coding sequence ATGAAAAAACATCCTTTCGTATATATTAAACCGGTTTATTTGCTCATCTTTTGCCAGCTTCCCTTAGAAGCTTGGTCTTGGGGCTTTTTTGCACACAAACAGATTAACCGATATGCTATTACTACCCTGCCACCAGGTATATTTGCTTTTTATAAAGCCCATCTTACCTATTTGACCGAAAAAGCTGTAAATCCAGATAGGCGTAGGTATGTGATCAAAGGTGAAGCGCCCAAACACTTTATAGATCTTGAGGTCTACTACAGTAGCCTATTGAATGGACAAAAGCTTTCGTTTCATCAAGCTGTAGAACAATATGGCGATAAAATAGTAGCGGCACATGGCCATCTCCCCTGGGCTATATTAAATGCACACAAACAATTAACAGAAGCGTTTCAACATAAAGATACAGCTAAAATTCTAAAATGTTCAGCAGATTTAGGTCATTATATTGCTGATGCACATGTTCCTTTACATACTACACAAAACTACAATGGCCAAATGACGGGCCAAGAAGGGCTGCATGCTTTATGGGAGACAAGATTGCCTGTTTTATTTTTCGACACCTATACCCTTTTTGTAGGCCAGGCTGTTTATATCCAGGATCTAGTAGGCCATATATGGGATATTGTGCGAGAGTCTCATGCCTTAGTAAATACCGTATTGGATTTAGAAAAGCAGCTTTCTGCACAATATCCAGAAAAATACAGTTTTGAACAAACCGGTAATCTATTAAAAAAACAATATTCCATTGCATTTTCTACTGCTTACCATCAAGCGTTGCAAGGGCAGGTGGAAGCCCGCTTGCAAAAATCTATTATAGAAGTAGGAAGTTTTTGGTTTACCGCTTGGATCAACGCAGGTGCGCCCAGCTTAAATGATCTACATACCGCTATAGCTATGCAAGATGAAGAAGAGCCCTTGCTGCAAGCAGGCATCATTTTAGAAGGAGTTAGGACCTGTGGAGATGAATAG
- a CDS encoding ankyrin repeat domain-containing protein codes for MKKQTNCKVGLCIGLFIFHTLSACVNTKQTLAIDEVRNRRTLDYTSNGLTSSSASSVADNLKSNSISSLVKSVGYAFLIGIIVTNGIVIVLIGSLWGVGYLSNQLNRYNTYKARVANIHRLTPDTLPIPNKGNTSAMFYNNKINATEANRILDGIHNPKWEQKPIVRIDDPMVLPFEALAYLERYGCSKERIQYLLDQGLDPNAKDKNGNSILMYVVFCKNVGSLRLLLNKGALVNVQNRGGCTGLMLAMLTHDADDNDHMDIIRDLLAHNADSCISNHQGETAQSFIKYLPKKARRKVT; via the coding sequence ATGAAAAAACAGACAAACTGTAAGGTAGGCCTATGCATTGGGCTATTCATCTTCCATACCTTATCTGCTTGTGTAAACACAAAGCAAACACTAGCTATTGATGAGGTACGTAATAGAAGAACACTAGACTATACCTCCAATGGTTTAACAAGCAGCTCAGCAAGTAGTGTAGCGGACAACTTGAAAAGCAACTCGATAAGTAGCTTAGTAAAATCTGTAGGTTATGCATTCTTAATAGGCATAATAGTGACCAATGGAATTGTAATCGTATTAATTGGTTCGCTTTGGGGGGTTGGTTACCTTTCCAATCAATTAAATAGATATAATACTTATAAGGCTAGAGTCGCTAATATCCATCGTTTAACCCCTGATACATTGCCTATACCAAACAAGGGGAATACGAGCGCTATGTTCTACAACAACAAAATAAATGCTACAGAAGCTAACCGTATACTTGATGGGATCCATAACCCAAAATGGGAACAAAAACCTATCGTAAGAATAGATGATCCTATGGTCTTACCTTTTGAGGCCTTGGCATACTTGGAACGGTATGGTTGTTCTAAAGAACGTATCCAATATTTGCTTGATCAGGGCTTGGATCCAAATGCCAAAGATAAAAATGGAAACTCTATATTAATGTATGTTGTATTTTGTAAAAATGTAGGCTCCCTTCGACTCCTACTAAACAAGGGAGCACTGGTGAATGTACAAAACCGTGGCGGGTGTACAGGCCTGATGCTAGCAATGTTAACTCATGATGCAGATGATAATGATCATATGGATATCATTCGTGATTTACTAGCCCATAATGCAGATTCATGTATAAGCAATCATCAAGGGGAAACGGCGCAATCCTTTATAAAGTACCTGCCTAAAAAGGCGAGGCGTAAGGTTACTTAA
- the recJ gene encoding single-stranded-DNA-specific exonuclease RecJ codes for MGSEHMHKRWVVQSFKDPAKITGLEAVLGTPAALSAILVHREIETFEAAKHFFRPSLVQLYDPFLMQGMAQAVTRLHQALSKKEKILIYGDYDVDGTTAVAMVYGFLQSLPDASVKYYVPDRMVEGYGVSIQAIEKAYQEGVQLIITLDCGIKAYASIARAVERGIDVIVCDHHEVGDTLPPAYAILDPKQPSCPYPFKELSGCGIGFKLLQAFCKQYGLSPQRLYAYLDLVAVSTACDIVPLVDENRILAYFGIKQLETNPRPGLQALMELAFFARTITIADIVFKIGPRINAAGRMSHASLAVALLIEQDSTQAYHLAQSIDQQNLLRQSLDYTITQEALAMIENSPVQGKSNVLFNPDWHKGIIGIVASRCIEQCYRPTVILTLCDGKATGSARSIPGYNIYEAIAACSPLLDQYGGHAFAAGLTMPLAHMATFQKQFEEVVLETITDELLLPQQIIHALIPFQVITQKFVNILMQMAPFGPGNPTPVFASENVYARKFHLVKAKHLKLELYQIDCATPYEAIGFGLGGYLPLVSTGQPFSIAYTIGYNYYLGNKSLQLMIKDIKTEAFVV; via the coding sequence ATGGGATCTGAACACATGCACAAACGTTGGGTGGTTCAATCTTTTAAGGACCCTGCCAAAATAACAGGGTTGGAAGCAGTATTGGGCACCCCTGCTGCGCTTTCAGCCATTTTAGTCCATAGGGAAATAGAAACTTTTGAAGCAGCGAAACATTTTTTTCGCCCTTCCTTAGTGCAGTTGTATGATCCTTTTTTAATGCAAGGTATGGCCCAAGCGGTAACCCGTTTGCACCAAGCATTAAGCAAAAAAGAAAAAATATTAATTTATGGTGACTATGATGTAGATGGCACAACAGCTGTGGCTATGGTGTATGGTTTTCTTCAATCTTTACCTGATGCATCGGTAAAGTATTATGTACCAGACCGTATGGTAGAGGGTTATGGCGTTTCCATACAAGCTATAGAAAAAGCATATCAAGAAGGTGTGCAGCTCATCATTACCTTAGACTGTGGTATAAAAGCCTATGCATCCATTGCCCGAGCAGTTGAACGGGGCATAGATGTAATCGTTTGTGACCACCATGAAGTAGGAGACACCTTACCACCCGCTTATGCTATTTTAGATCCAAAACAACCCAGTTGTCCCTACCCCTTTAAAGAGTTATCAGGGTGTGGTATAGGTTTTAAACTATTACAAGCTTTCTGTAAGCAATACGGATTATCCCCCCAGCGCCTTTATGCTTATTTAGACCTTGTAGCGGTTAGTACCGCTTGTGATATTGTTCCATTGGTAGATGAAAATAGGATTTTAGCTTACTTTGGCATCAAACAGTTGGAAACAAACCCTCGCCCAGGGCTACAAGCCTTAATGGAACTGGCGTTCTTTGCGCGTACCATTACCATTGCTGATATTGTTTTTAAGATAGGCCCACGGATTAATGCAGCTGGACGTATGAGCCATGCCTCTTTGGCTGTAGCGCTGCTTATAGAACAGGATAGCACACAAGCCTATCATTTAGCTCAGTCTATTGACCAGCAGAACCTCTTGCGCCAATCGCTTGACTATACCATTACACAAGAGGCCTTGGCGATGATAGAAAATAGTCCTGTTCAAGGCAAGAGCAATGTGCTTTTTAATCCAGATTGGCATAAAGGTATTATTGGCATAGTAGCTTCCCGTTGTATTGAACAGTGTTATAGACCTACTGTAATTTTAACACTTTGTGATGGTAAGGCTACTGGTTCTGCTCGTTCTATACCTGGCTATAATATCTACGAAGCGATTGCTGCCTGTAGCCCACTTTTAGACCAATATGGTGGCCATGCATTTGCAGCAGGGCTTACTATGCCACTAGCGCATATGGCTACATTCCAGAAACAATTTGAGGAAGTAGTATTAGAAACGATAACAGATGAGTTGTTACTGCCTCAACAAATCATTCATGCGCTTATTCCCTTTCAGGTCATTACGCAAAAGTTTGTCAACATCTTAATGCAAATGGCTCCCTTTGGTCCAGGCAATCCTACGCCCGTATTTGCCAGTGAAAACGTTTATGCCCGCAAATTTCATTTGGTAAAAGCAAAACATCTTAAGCTGGAGCTATACCAAATAGATTGTGCAACGCCCTATGAAGCCATAGGATTTGGTTTGGGTGGTTATCTACCACTTGTTTCTACTGGGCAGCCCTTCTCTATAGCCTATACGATAGGATATAATTACTATTTAGGCAATAAGTCTTTACAGCTTATGATAAAGGATATTAAAACAGAAGCATTTGTTGTTTGA
- a CDS encoding tetratricopeptide repeat protein, which translates to MKIIDINSIPRSQGHQEKEIGTTLKKSRSKWYMAGFCLTSLTVVSCFWLFSLRESKNLKAQDAIFQATYYFEAGDFDKALKGDANHKGFLDVIQAYPYTTTANLACFYAGVAYMHQKEYDQALVFLKKFKAKDFILQARAWCVMGDAYSEQKKHKEAAIYYMKAAHYKANSVYTPGYLVKAAIAFEADAQYKNAYRCYQEIIEQYPTSAHGSSLAIKEASRLSGHC; encoded by the coding sequence ATGAAAATAATAGACATCAACAGCATACCTAGAAGCCAAGGCCATCAAGAAAAAGAAATAGGAACCACGCTAAAAAAGAGCAGAAGTAAGTGGTATATGGCTGGTTTTTGTTTAACCTCGCTTACAGTAGTCTCTTGCTTTTGGCTTTTTTCTCTAAGAGAGTCAAAAAATTTAAAGGCGCAAGATGCCATTTTTCAAGCCACCTATTATTTTGAAGCTGGTGATTTTGATAAGGCACTCAAGGGAGATGCGAACCATAAAGGCTTTTTGGACGTTATTCAAGCATACCCTTATACTACAACCGCTAATTTAGCCTGTTTTTATGCAGGGGTTGCCTATATGCACCAAAAGGAATATGATCAAGCACTTGTTTTTCTAAAGAAGTTTAAAGCGAAAGATTTTATCCTACAAGCCCGTGCTTGGTGTGTAATGGGTGATGCCTATAGTGAGCAAAAAAAGCACAAGGAAGCAGCGATCTATTATATGAAGGCCGCTCACTATAAAGCAAATAGTGTATATACCCCTGGCTATTTGGTTAAAGCCGCCATTGCTTTTGAAGCAGATGCGCAATATAAAAATGCCTATAGGTGTTATCAAGAGATTATAGAGCAATACCCAACTTCTGCGCATGGAAGTAGTTTGGCTATTAAAGAAGCAAGTCGTTTGTCAGGACATTGCTAA
- the pdhA gene encoding pyruvate dehydrogenase (acetyl-transferring) E1 component subunit alpha, which produces MVSSTIAHPPLSPIDAADLSPFYPRWYEMMLLIRKFEDKAAQLYGQQKIRGFCHLYTGQEACIAGAVTALREGDKYITAYRDHAHPIALGTNPDHVMAELYGKATGVSKGYGGSMHLFDKARHFLGGHGIVGGHVPLGVGIAFAEQYKQTGNLCITFMGDGAVRQGAVHEAFNLAMLYKLPIIFVIENNGYAMGTSVERSSNVTELYRLGSSYAMDAERIDGLCVESVHRSVARAAVKARKGIPSLLEFVTYRYRGHSMSDPAAYRTKEEVEAYKAQDPILKLKALILNKKGIDAAALEIIDRKVKDQIAQAVAFAEASSFPDPATVYHYVYKQTDYPFLQH; this is translated from the coding sequence ATGGTCTCATCAACTATAGCGCACCCTCCTTTATCACCTATTGATGCAGCAGATCTTTCACCTTTTTATCCACGATGGTATGAGATGATGTTGTTGATACGTAAATTCGAAGACAAAGCAGCCCAGCTCTATGGGCAGCAAAAGATTCGAGGATTTTGTCACCTTTATACAGGTCAGGAGGCTTGTATAGCTGGTGCCGTTACGGCACTACGGGAAGGAGATAAATACATCACGGCTTACCGTGACCATGCCCATCCTATTGCATTAGGAACAAACCCTGATCATGTAATGGCTGAACTCTATGGGAAAGCGACAGGGGTTTCTAAAGGGTATGGTGGGTCCATGCATTTATTTGATAAAGCCCGTCATTTTTTAGGTGGCCATGGCATTGTGGGTGGGCATGTGCCTTTAGGGGTAGGTATTGCTTTTGCTGAACAATATAAGCAAACCGGGAACCTTTGCATTACCTTTATGGGAGATGGAGCAGTGCGGCAGGGTGCTGTCCATGAGGCTTTCAACTTAGCCATGCTTTATAAGTTACCCATTATTTTTGTAATTGAAAATAATGGGTATGCAATGGGTACTTCAGTAGAGCGAAGCTCTAATGTCACGGAACTCTATCGATTGGGTAGTAGTTATGCAATGGATGCAGAACGTATAGATGGATTATGTGTAGAATCGGTACACCGCTCAGTGGCGCGTGCTGCAGTAAAAGCTAGAAAAGGTATCCCTAGCTTATTGGAGTTTGTAACCTACCGCTACAGAGGCCACTCCATGTCTGATCCTGCCGCTTATCGTACGAAAGAAGAGGTAGAAGCCTATAAGGCACAAGATCCTATTCTTAAGCTTAAAGCGTTGATCTTAAATAAGAAAGGTATAGATGCAGCAGCACTGGAAATCATTGACCGCAAAGTAAAAGATCAAATTGCACAAGCAGTTGCTTTTGCAGAGGCATCTTCCTTTCCAGATCCAGCAACTGTTTATCATTATGTTTACAAACAAACTGACTATCCATTTCTTCAGCATTAA
- a CDS encoding carbonic anhydrase, whose protein sequence is MKDDFKKILKGYQAFRNKYVHAEQSIMYGLHHNGQQPKIMVIACCDARVDPALLLQCDPGDLFVVRNVANIVPPYEKDANHHGTSAALEFGICLLNVAHLIVLGHSQCGGIKALLASEALQQDDFITNWVSLIKTPDFRQYEADDYAKLSLTQSYQNCMTFPWIKARVRNGKLTVHLWFFDIQTGQIYTYAHDTKTYQALLPLAE, encoded by the coding sequence ATGAAAGATGATTTTAAAAAAATACTAAAAGGTTACCAAGCATTTAGAAATAAATATGTGCATGCTGAGCAATCTATTATGTATGGGTTACATCATAATGGGCAACAACCTAAAATTATGGTCATTGCTTGTTGTGATGCGCGGGTAGATCCGGCTTTACTATTGCAATGTGATCCGGGTGATTTGTTTGTGGTGCGTAATGTAGCCAATATTGTCCCTCCGTATGAAAAGGATGCAAATCACCATGGTACAAGTGCTGCTTTAGAATTTGGCATTTGTTTGCTGAATGTAGCACATTTAATTGTACTTGGTCATAGTCAATGTGGTGGGATTAAAGCTTTACTAGCCAGTGAAGCGCTACAGCAAGATGATTTTATTACCAATTGGGTTTCTTTAATAAAAACGCCTGATTTTAGGCAATATGAAGCTGATGATTATGCCAAACTGTCCTTGACACAATCTTATCAAAATTGCATGACTTTCCCTTGGATTAAAGCAAGGGTACGCAACGGAAAGCTTACGGTGCATTTATGGTTTTTTGATATCCAAACAGGGCAAATTTATACGTATGCTCATGATACAAAAACCTATCAAGCTTTATTGCCTTTAGCGGAATAA